From one Triticum urartu cultivar G1812 chromosome 3, Tu2.1, whole genome shotgun sequence genomic stretch:
- the LOC125547920 gene encoding putative xyloglucan endotransglucosylase/hydrolase protein 1, whose protein sequence is MHLTMASSLQPWLLLLILPLLSLLLSTAAPAAVFNDNFVAVGGTDANHLVNQGTSVRLVLDRSSGAGFSSKLAYGSGLIQMRIKIPAGYTAGVVTAFYLTSEPEYGDHDEVDFEFLGNVEGKPVALQTNIFLNGKGEREQKFDLWFDPSADFHDYKILWNPYQLVMFVDNTPIRVLKNLTPGQFLVRPMKIRGSLWDGSDWATDNGKYRVDYNRAPFTAVLQGFDVYGCPATGGAPCDSLSLSWNAIRSLTPAQEAAYKNAKSKSMTYDYCTDKSRPNFHLPGECNNN, encoded by the exons ATGCACCTAACAATGGCTTCCAGTTTGCAGCCATGGCTTCTCCTCCTCATCCTCCCCCTCCTCTCTTTGCTGCTCAGCACAGCAGCGCCTGCGGCGGTGTTCAACGACAACTTCGTGGCAGTAGGGGGTACAGATGCTAATCACCTAGTTAATCAGGGGACATCAGTTCGCCTCGTCTTGGATAGGAGCTCCG GGGCTGGATTTAGTTCCAAGCTGGCGTATGGTTCAGGGTTGATCCAAATGAGGATCAAGATACCCGCCGGGTACACTGCCGGGGTTGTAACGGCCTTCTAT CTCACGTCGGAGCCCGAGTACGGTGACCACGACGAGGTGGATTTCGAGTTCTTGGGCAACGTGGAGGGCAAGCCGGTCGCTCTGCAGACCAACATCTTCCTGAACGGCAAAGGCGAGAGGGAGCAGAAGTTCGACCTTTGGTTCGACCCGAGTGCCGATTTCCATGACTACAAGATACTCTGGAACCCCTACCAGCTCGT GATGTTCGTCGACAACACCCCCATACGGGTGCTGAAGAACCTCACGCCAGGCCAGTTCCTGGTGAGGCCGATGAAGATCCGCGGGAGCCTCTGGGACGGCTCCGACTGGGCGACGGACAATGGCAAATACAGGGTCGACTATAACCGTGCGCCGTTCACCGCCGTGTTACAGGGTTTCGACGTCTATGGCTGCCCCGCCACCGGAGGCGCGCCGTGTGACTCGCTGAGCCTGTCGTGGAACGCGATCCGGAGCCTGACGCCCGCGCAGGAGGCGGCGTACAAGAACGCCAAGAGCAAGTCCATGACCTACGACTATTGTACCGATAAGTCTAGGCCCAACTTCCATCTACCGGGGGAGTGCAACAATAACTAA